Proteins from a genomic interval of Marispirochaeta aestuarii:
- the mmsB gene encoding multiple monosaccharide ABC transporter permease, with protein sequence MNEGTAEITRSSSIFEQLKIVFRRNLRQYAILMALIAIIIIFQIATNGILLKPINVYRLIGQNSYILIMAIGMTLCILTGGNIDLSVGSIVAFVSACSALFSVTWGLTPGLSIILGLLMGLLAGVWQGFWIAHVKIPSFIATLAGMLLFRGLNNLILNGLTIPLPDLYITVASGSIPDFLGAAGLQIPNFVTGSGVLHVTTIVIVLIASLVLVLFMSLDRKSKAAHGFVLGSFTAFILKIASLFLIINLFGLWLAAANGFPYVLFLLVTLIIVYSFIATKTVAGRHVYAVGGNEKAAALSGVNIKQVMFWVYANMGLLAGLAGIVFAGRLNAASPLAGKDFELDVIAACFIGGASMKGGEGTIIGGIIGGLIMGILNNGMSILGFNIFIQSVIKGLVLLAAVSFDVYSKSKTTTRTAK encoded by the coding sequence ATGAATGAAGGGACGGCTGAGATCACCAGAAGCAGCAGCATCTTTGAACAACTTAAGATCGTATTCAGACGTAATCTGCGCCAGTATGCAATCCTGATGGCGCTGATTGCCATTATAATAATCTTTCAGATTGCAACAAACGGTATTCTTTTAAAACCGATCAATGTATATCGTCTGATCGGACAGAACAGCTACATACTCATTATGGCCATTGGAATGACTCTCTGCATACTGACGGGAGGAAATATCGACCTGTCTGTAGGTTCGATTGTCGCCTTTGTAAGTGCCTGCTCTGCCCTGTTCAGCGTAACCTGGGGATTGACACCGGGTCTGTCGATCATTCTGGGTCTGCTCATGGGTCTGCTCGCCGGGGTCTGGCAGGGGTTCTGGATCGCCCATGTGAAGATACCCTCTTTCATAGCAACCCTTGCAGGCATGCTCCTGTTCAGAGGTCTGAACAACCTGATTCTTAACGGTCTGACCATTCCCCTGCCCGATTTATATATTACCGTCGCTTCCGGTTCGATCCCCGATTTTCTTGGCGCAGCCGGACTTCAGATTCCGAATTTTGTTACCGGTTCCGGGGTCCTGCACGTAACCACAATCGTCATTGTATTGATTGCATCCCTTGTTCTCGTACTCTTCATGTCCCTTGACCGAAAGAGCAAAGCCGCACACGGTTTTGTTCTGGGGTCTTTTACCGCATTTATCCTGAAAATCGCCAGTCTTTTCCTTATAATCAATCTGTTCGGTCTCTGGCTCGCCGCAGCCAACGGATTCCCCTATGTCCTGTTTCTGCTGGTTACCCTGATAATAGTATATTCCTTTATCGCGACCAAGACTGTTGCAGGACGACATGTCTATGCGGTGGGGGGTAACGAAAAAGCCGCCGCCCTGTCGGGTGTAAACATCAAGCAGGTCATGTTCTGGGTATATGCCAATATGGGACTCCTTGCCGGTCTTGCGGGAATCGTCTTTGCCGGAAGATTGAACGCCGCATCCCCCCTTGCGGGAAAAGATTTTGAACTCGATGTTATTGCGGCCTGCTTTATCGGCGGAGCCTCCATGAAGGGAGGCGAAGGAACCATAATCGGCGGAATTATCGGCGGACTGATCATGGGTATTCTCAATAACGGTATGTCAATCCTAGGATTCAATATCTTCATTCAATCCGTTATCAAGGGGCTGGTATTGCTTGCGGCTGTTTCTTTTGATGTGTATTCAAAATCAAAAACGACTACAAGAACTGCCAAGTAA
- a CDS encoding APC family permease, whose amino-acid sequence MGLRERGVELLQHIKGWSRKLDKNRRPLDGSTVITAEFDPHATGQSEEARLRTLGTFGGVFTPSFLTIIGVIMYLRFGWIVGNAGLYGTLAIVFLANTITFITALSVSSIGSNERMETGGAYFMINRVLGFLPGGAVGIPLYLSQALSIALYIIGFSESLANVVPAWDIRIIALATLGFLSLLALIGAAFMVRIQYIILSLIILSFVSIAAGFRPVFSNLEPSYLEGVSFWGVFAVFFPAVTGILSGVSMSGDLKNPGKSIPRGTLAAVAVGFIVYLLVPVMLAFSVARDDLFASSSLVAASRWPLLVTLGVFGATLSSAIGVLLAAPRTMQALGSDGALPRIFGSGVGKTREPILGLSVSVLIALGAIVMGNLNAVAEVLTMFFLTTYGVLNLAAGMEKLVGNPSFRPSISIPWWISFMGAAGCFGVMFLINTPATLVALALVVLVFFLLSIRARNLDPGSPGIWEGFWTGLFFTVSRKLAKTRSRSGKNWRPLIQIFAAEIASHAEIISLAALFTRHSGALAIYAVRDPASPQSRDEMQHELDSFNETLHHRNIFTTMVETRNLFDGILISSQSAAFAGGAYNTVMLGFPSGTKQDRDYAGLLMGLSSLDKNILLFKRGTISWHFSSDPVIVWWGGQEQNVRLMLFLAHLVQRNSAQHKRIRLGTIVSSEEDMPAAEARLASTLQELRMQGEIFIVPNPEKRQLCDVIEENSRESSLVLLGMAKPREETLGSYLPGLRTIAGDLQNLLFVLSNIPEQEYE is encoded by the coding sequence ATGGGTTTACGGGAACGAGGGGTTGAGCTTCTTCAGCACATAAAGGGCTGGTCTAGGAAGCTCGATAAAAACAGGAGACCCCTGGACGGCAGTACTGTAATCACCGCCGAGTTCGATCCGCATGCTACCGGGCAGTCGGAGGAGGCCCGGCTCCGGACCCTTGGTACCTTCGGGGGAGTCTTTACCCCCAGTTTTCTGACTATAATCGGTGTAATCATGTATCTGCGTTTCGGCTGGATCGTCGGAAACGCAGGTTTATATGGAACCCTGGCAATCGTATTTCTGGCAAATACCATAACCTTCATAACCGCCCTGTCCGTATCCAGCATCGGCTCCAACGAGCGCATGGAAACCGGGGGGGCCTATTTCATGATCAACAGGGTCCTCGGATTTCTGCCCGGTGGAGCTGTGGGGATTCCCCTCTATCTGAGCCAGGCACTCTCCATTGCCCTGTACATCATAGGTTTCTCGGAATCCCTGGCAAACGTCGTCCCTGCCTGGGATATCCGAATCATCGCTCTTGCAACCCTGGGATTCCTCAGCCTGCTGGCTCTGATCGGTGCCGCCTTTATGGTAAGGATTCAATACATTATCCTGAGCCTCATTATCCTGAGCTTCGTCTCCATCGCCGCCGGGTTCCGGCCGGTCTTCTCCAATCTTGAACCCTCCTATCTGGAGGGTGTGAGCTTCTGGGGTGTGTTTGCCGTATTCTTTCCGGCGGTAACCGGAATTCTTTCCGGTGTATCCATGTCCGGAGACCTCAAGAACCCCGGAAAAAGTATTCCCAGGGGGACCCTTGCAGCGGTAGCTGTGGGCTTTATCGTCTACCTTCTGGTTCCCGTCATGCTTGCCTTCTCGGTGGCCAGGGATGATCTTTTTGCATCCTCTTCTCTGGTTGCCGCATCCCGCTGGCCTCTTCTTGTTACCCTGGGGGTATTCGGCGCCACCCTGAGTTCCGCCATAGGAGTCCTCCTCGCAGCCCCGAGGACCATGCAGGCCCTGGGCTCGGACGGCGCCCTGCCGCGGATCTTCGGTTCGGGGGTCGGAAAAACCCGGGAACCTATACTCGGACTTTCCGTTTCGGTATTGATTGCCCTGGGGGCAATCGTCATGGGTAACCTGAATGCGGTGGCGGAAGTACTGACCATGTTCTTTCTTACCACCTACGGTGTCCTGAACCTGGCGGCGGGAATGGAAAAACTTGTAGGGAACCCCTCCTTCCGGCCCTCCATCAGCATTCCCTGGTGGATCAGTTTCATGGGGGCCGCGGGATGTTTCGGTGTCATGTTCCTGATAAACACCCCCGCCACCCTGGTCGCCCTTGCCCTGGTGGTGCTGGTCTTTTTTCTGCTGAGTATCCGTGCACGGAATCTGGATCCCGGAAGCCCGGGTATATGGGAAGGGTTCTGGACAGGGCTCTTCTTTACCGTCTCCCGCAAGCTCGCGAAGACCCGCAGCCGTTCCGGAAAAAACTGGCGGCCCCTGATTCAGATTTTTGCCGCGGAGATTGCCAGTCATGCAGAGATAATAAGCCTGGCGGCCCTCTTTACCCGCCACAGCGGGGCCCTGGCGATCTATGCCGTACGGGACCCGGCTTCTCCCCAGTCAAGGGACGAGATGCAGCATGAATTGGATTCCTTCAATGAAACCCTGCATCACAGAAACATCTTTACCACCATGGTGGAGACGAGGAACCTCTTCGACGGAATCCTTATCTCCTCCCAGTCTGCCGCCTTTGCGGGAGGAGCCTACAACACGGTCATGCTCGGTTTTCCCTCCGGCACAAAGCAGGACCGGGATTATGCCGGGCTGCTTATGGGTTTAAGCTCCCTGGATAAGAACATCCTCCTGTTCAAACGCGGAACGATTTCCTGGCACTTCAGCTCCGACCCGGTGATTGTCTGGTGGGGAGGACAGGAGCAGAACGTCCGGCTCATGCTCTTTCTGGCCCATCTTGTTCAGCGGAACTCAGCTCAGCACAAGCGCATCCGACTGGGAACCATAGTCTCCAGCGAGGAGGACATGCCCGCAGCAGAGGCCAGACTGGCTTCCACCCTGCAGGAGCTGAGGATGCAGGGCGAGATTTTCATCGTTCCGAACCCGGAAAAACGTCAGTTGTGCGATGTCATTGAAGAAAACTCCAGGGAGAGTTCCCTGGTACTGCTGGGAATGGCCAAACCCCGGGAAGAGACCCTGGGCAGCTATCTGCCGGGTCTGCGTACAATCGCCGGGGACCTTCAGAACCTTCTGTTCGTCCTGAGCAATATTCCCGAACAGGAATACGAATAA
- a CDS encoding ATP-binding protein, whose amino-acid sequence MKALQSKFTSLGYRFALYIFLVFLLIGILFSVVSMLASLDRQITRIEGYLNDILAESIPHITRDLWITDYSQVYHQLRLIQVFPYVERVEVHYIGSQIITVGDIQREHYRLRKYPLIYEYDEQNKELGVLTVFIDYKQMQEEILSARILEFTLHLLLVIVLAAAVAVLFRFMLGRHLVYMTSFIQQNTDAEQWSPLCLERRTIFNDELSLLTEAFNSFQKEKSSILEQKTDLSLRMEELARDKETFLSIISHDLRSPVSGFKNLTSLLVQDFERLDTKELRTMLIELEKAGSRVYDLLENLLEWSALERGKLVPRKDRLPACLLLQNAFENMEHHARTKNITLNISCPEDCFIAGDERMTMVVLRNLISNAIKYTPVGGSVHGEISKVDSMVRFVVSDTGTGMEPETAAKLFDRRQKISSVGTEGEKGAGIGTVLAADFIALQQGKIWARSEPGNGTRVCFTLREWKNGEPASP is encoded by the coding sequence ATGAAAGCACTCCAGTCGAAATTCACCTCCCTGGGGTATCGATTTGCCCTGTACATTTTCCTTGTTTTCCTGCTCATCGGAATCCTGTTTTCCGTGGTCAGTATGTTAGCATCCCTGGACAGACAGATAACACGGATCGAGGGATACCTGAACGATATACTGGCTGAAAGCATTCCACACATTACCCGAGACCTGTGGATAACCGACTACTCTCAGGTGTATCACCAACTGCGGTTGATTCAGGTATTTCCCTATGTTGAGCGTGTGGAAGTGCATTACATCGGAAGTCAGATAATAACAGTGGGAGACATACAACGCGAGCATTACCGCCTCAGGAAATATCCCCTTATCTATGAATATGATGAACAGAATAAAGAGCTCGGCGTTCTGACAGTGTTCATTGACTATAAACAAATGCAGGAAGAGATCCTCTCCGCCAGGATACTGGAATTCACCCTGCATCTGCTCCTTGTAATCGTATTGGCCGCCGCCGTGGCGGTCCTTTTTAGATTCATGCTTGGAAGGCACCTGGTTTATATGACATCCTTTATTCAGCAAAACACCGATGCAGAACAGTGGAGCCCCCTGTGTCTTGAACGCAGAACGATATTTAATGATGAATTAAGCCTGCTCACGGAGGCCTTCAATTCTTTTCAGAAGGAAAAATCTTCCATACTTGAACAGAAAACAGACCTGTCGCTAAGAATGGAAGAACTGGCCAGAGACAAGGAGACCTTTCTTTCCATAATTTCTCATGATCTGCGTTCACCTGTCTCGGGTTTTAAAAATCTTACATCCCTGCTGGTACAGGACTTCGAGAGACTGGATACGAAAGAGCTGCGGACCATGCTTATTGAACTGGAAAAAGCAGGATCCCGGGTCTACGATCTCCTGGAAAACCTGCTCGAGTGGTCCGCCCTTGAACGGGGTAAACTCGTTCCAAGAAAGGACAGGCTCCCCGCATGCCTCCTCCTGCAGAACGCCTTTGAGAACATGGAACATCATGCCCGAACAAAGAACATCACTTTGAATATCTCCTGCCCGGAGGATTGTTTCATTGCAGGAGACGAGCGGATGACCATGGTCGTACTGCGCAACCTGATCTCCAATGCGATCAAATATACCCCCGTCGGGGGATCGGTCCATGGGGAAATATCCAAAGTCGACTCCATGGTGCGTTTCGTTGTTTCCGATACGGGAACAGGCATGGAGCCGGAAACAGCTGCGAAACTCTTCGACCGGAGGCAGAAGATCTCCTCTGTCGGAACGGAAGGAGAAAAGGGGGCCGGTATCGGTACAGTGCTGGCGGCAGATTTCATTGCACTGCAGCAGGGAAAAATATGGGCCCGGAGCGAACCGGGGAACGGGACCCGTGTATGCTTTACCCTGAGGGAATGGAAAAATGGTGAACCGGCTTCGCCATAA
- a CDS encoding MFS transporter yields MAQKGLTLRLAGFVTLFILSHFSHHLLTALVIPMLPFIRDTFSLSYTAAGLVAAAFNFSNGLGQLPAGWLADKVGARIVMTIGLAGVALAGAMVGLSTGLPLLILFLVLMGLAGGGYHPAAPPLIIGAVGESHRGKALGFHVIGGSMSHFISPVIGISLAMLWGWRGAFLGTALPVFVFGVFFFLFLGRIGIGAAPRPSAAETAGAASELPDAPSPTHIHTRIVPPGDWTKSLRLVAFIALTSAATSFGQACITFTPMVMLDFFHVDEKAAAMTLSIIYSVGFWAAPLSGYFSDRIGRVSVLVAMSLLLIPVIGLVTLVPYGPLTYVIMMGFGVVLFARMPVSEAFIIENVSPRKRSSVLGIYYAAGMVGGATLTPLIGMGIDRYGFQSAFSVTALVYAALVLVFIALLAISGKRYSPESVTD; encoded by the coding sequence GTGGCGCAAAAAGGACTCACCCTTCGTCTTGCAGGGTTTGTAACCCTGTTCATTCTGTCCCACTTTTCCCATCATCTGCTGACGGCCCTGGTCATTCCCATGCTCCCTTTTATCCGGGATACCTTTAGCCTCTCCTACACCGCAGCGGGCCTGGTCGCTGCGGCGTTCAACTTTTCCAACGGGCTGGGGCAGCTTCCCGCCGGCTGGCTGGCCGACAAGGTCGGTGCCCGGATTGTCATGACCATCGGGCTTGCCGGCGTCGCTCTGGCCGGTGCTATGGTGGGGCTCTCCACCGGACTTCCGCTGCTGATTCTTTTTCTTGTCCTCATGGGACTTGCCGGGGGAGGATACCACCCCGCCGCGCCTCCCCTGATCATAGGCGCCGTGGGAGAGTCCCACAGGGGAAAGGCCCTGGGCTTCCATGTTATCGGCGGTTCCATGAGCCATTTTATTTCTCCGGTTATCGGCATCAGTCTGGCGATGCTCTGGGGCTGGCGCGGTGCCTTTCTGGGAACCGCTCTGCCGGTCTTTGTTTTCGGGGTGTTCTTTTTTCTTTTTCTTGGTCGAATCGGCATCGGAGCGGCTCCCAGACCTTCAGCCGCAGAAACAGCCGGGGCTGCATCGGAACTGCCGGATGCTCCGTCTCCGACCCATATTCACACCCGGATCGTTCCGCCCGGGGACTGGACGAAATCCCTTCGCCTGGTCGCTTTTATCGCTCTGACCAGCGCTGCCACCTCCTTCGGGCAGGCCTGTATTACCTTCACTCCCATGGTCATGCTCGATTTTTTTCATGTGGATGAAAAGGCTGCGGCCATGACCCTGTCGATTATCTATTCCGTCGGCTTCTGGGCAGCTCCTTTGAGCGGATATTTTTCCGACAGAATCGGCCGTGTCTCGGTACTGGTAGCCATGAGTCTGCTGCTGATTCCCGTCATCGGTCTTGTCACCCTTGTTCCATACGGCCCGCTGACCTACGTAATAATGATGGGTTTCGGGGTAGTCCTTTTTGCCCGGATGCCGGTTTCCGAAGCCTTTATCATCGAAAACGTATCACCCCGGAAGCGCTCCAGCGTGCTGGGAATCTATTATGCCGCCGGAATGGTCGGTGGTGCGACCCTGACTCCCCTGATAGGCATGGGAATCGACCGCTACGGCTTTCAAAGCGCCTTTTCCGTCACCGCCCTTGTTTACGCAGCACTGGTCCTGGTTTTCATCGCCCTCCTGGCAATCTCCGGAAAAAGGTATTCCCCGGAGTCTGTGACGGACTGA
- the asnS gene encoding asparagine--tRNA ligase: MPEANQTPTPSVKDLLSTPASNQPTVLNAWVRTRRDSKNLVFLALSDGSCLSTIQAVIDKEQGSWDEKLLAKVNTGAGIQVQGSLTASPGSGQAVEIQATGISLYGEAPQESYPLQKKRHSFEFLREIAHLRPRTNTFGAVARVRNAMSFAIHRFFQERGFFYVHTPIITGVDAEGAGQMFRVTTLPPENPPRKEGSTDFSRDFFGRPTYLAVTGQLEAEAYALSMGRVYTFGPTFRAENSNTTRHLAEFWMIEPEVAFCDINCNMDLAEDFLKFIISTVLEECREDMAFFNQWIQKGIIDVLKEVVTKKFARVSYTEAMKELEKAQDSGSASFDFPVQWGADLQSEHEKFLTETVYKGPVIVTDYPKEIKAFYMKQNGDGKTVRAMDVLVPRLGEIIGGSEREADLSKLEARMDELGMHKEDYSWYLELRKYGSVPHSGFGLGFERLIQYITGMQNIRDVIPFPRTVKSAEF, translated from the coding sequence ATGCCCGAAGCGAACCAGACTCCCACACCATCTGTAAAAGATCTCCTTTCCACCCCGGCAAGCAATCAGCCGACAGTCCTCAACGCATGGGTCAGAACCAGGCGGGATTCAAAGAACCTCGTCTTTCTGGCCCTGAGCGACGGCTCCTGCCTCAGCACAATTCAGGCGGTGATCGACAAGGAGCAGGGAAGCTGGGACGAGAAGCTCCTTGCAAAGGTGAACACCGGTGCCGGAATTCAGGTTCAGGGAAGCCTGACGGCATCTCCGGGATCCGGACAGGCCGTTGAAATCCAGGCCACCGGGATCAGTCTTTACGGAGAAGCCCCCCAGGAAAGTTACCCGCTCCAGAAGAAGCGCCACTCCTTCGAATTCTTGCGGGAGATAGCCCATCTTCGCCCAAGGACCAACACCTTCGGGGCTGTGGCCAGGGTACGCAATGCCATGAGTTTCGCGATTCATCGTTTCTTTCAGGAACGGGGCTTTTTTTACGTTCACACCCCGATAATCACCGGGGTCGATGCGGAAGGTGCGGGACAGATGTTCCGGGTCACCACCCTGCCGCCGGAGAATCCGCCCCGGAAAGAAGGAAGCACCGACTTCAGCCGTGACTTCTTCGGGCGGCCGACCTATCTGGCCGTAACCGGGCAGCTGGAAGCCGAAGCCTATGCCCTCTCCATGGGCAGGGTCTATACCTTCGGCCCCACCTTCCGGGCCGAGAACTCCAACACCACCCGGCATCTGGCGGAGTTCTGGATGATCGAACCGGAAGTCGCCTTCTGCGATATCAACTGCAACATGGACCTGGCAGAGGATTTCCTCAAGTTCATTATTTCCACCGTACTCGAGGAATGCCGGGAGGATATGGCCTTTTTTAACCAGTGGATACAGAAGGGAATAATCGACGTCCTTAAAGAGGTGGTCACGAAAAAGTTCGCCCGGGTCAGCTATACCGAAGCCATGAAAGAGCTTGAAAAGGCCCAGGACTCCGGAAGCGCCTCTTTTGATTTTCCTGTTCAGTGGGGTGCTGACCTTCAGTCGGAGCATGAAAAGTTCCTGACCGAGACGGTATACAAGGGGCCTGTTATCGTTACCGACTATCCCAAAGAGATCAAGGCCTTTTACATGAAGCAGAACGGGGACGGTAAAACCGTCCGGGCAATGGATGTCCTTGTTCCCCGGCTGGGAGAGATAATCGGCGGTTCCGAGCGCGAGGCGGACCTGTCGAAACTCGAAGCGCGCATGGATGAGCTGGGGATGCACAAGGAGGACTACAGCTGGTACCTGGAGCTGCGCAAATACGGTTCCGTGCCCCACTCCGGCTTTGGTCTCGGCTTCGAACGGCTTATCCAGTACATTACCGGAATGCAGAATATCCGCGACGTGATTCCCTTTCCCCGGACCGTGAAGTCCGCAGAATTCTAA
- a CDS encoding substrate-binding periplasmic protein, translating to MKRQIFGLIVISMIFTYVLHGENRIYTVSTSYNNLLSNEKHDGMLDRIIQETFRRAGLECMIVYRQTDQSLFDVNAGLLDAEINRIAGMETSFPNLLHLTEPNMTMHFVAFAKHEFPIDGWKSIRNLNVGVVRGWKILEWHTDGFPKVVYVPTEKELFRMLDLGRLDIALYSKLTGYAALREYKYQNIRHLEPPLESQEMFLYLHSKNSHLIPGLDAALKSMKNDGSYDRIVRETLDRYLGHERFD from the coding sequence GTGAAAAGGCAAATATTCGGACTTATTGTCATCAGCATGATATTTACCTATGTTCTTCATGGAGAGAACAGGATATATACCGTAAGTACTTCCTACAACAATCTCCTCTCCAATGAAAAGCACGATGGAATGCTGGATAGGATCATACAGGAAACCTTCAGACGGGCCGGTCTCGAATGTATGATTGTGTACCGACAAACGGATCAGTCCCTGTTCGATGTCAACGCCGGGCTCCTGGATGCGGAGATCAATCGTATTGCCGGCATGGAGACCTCCTTCCCGAATCTGTTGCACCTTACCGAGCCCAATATGACCATGCATTTCGTCGCCTTCGCAAAACATGAGTTCCCCATTGACGGATGGAAAAGCATCAGGAACCTGAATGTCGGTGTAGTGCGGGGCTGGAAGATACTGGAATGGCATACCGATGGCTTTCCGAAGGTGGTGTACGTGCCGACGGAGAAGGAACTGTTCAGAATGCTTGACCTTGGACGCCTCGATATCGCTCTCTACTCAAAACTCACAGGTTACGCCGCGTTGAGGGAGTACAAGTATCAGAATATCCGGCACCTGGAGCCTCCCCTGGAAAGCCAGGAGATGTTCCTGTACCTTCATTCAAAAAACAGTCACCTTATTCCGGGACTGGATGCTGCCCTGAAGAGCATGAAAAACGACGGGAGCTATGATCGGATCGTGCGGGAGACCCTGGACCGTTATCTGGGTCACGAGCGGTTTGATTGA
- a CDS encoding sugar ABC transporter ATP-binding protein, producing the protein MSENILEMRNITKIFPGVKALDNVSFEVGNGNIHALVGENGAGKSTLMNVLSGIHPHGTYEGEIYFEGRECRFKNIKDSEELGIAFIHQELALNPFMTVAENIFLGNERQKNGIIDWETTAEEAKKLMKMVGLNIHHDALIKDIMVGQQQLVEIAKALGKNCKLLILDEPTAALNDRDSQNLLNLLVELNRTRGLSCIIISHKLHELTQICNRLTVLRDGQTITTMEKGDAEISEDNIIRHMVGRKLTNRFPERTPNIGEVAFEVQDWKVYDPLDDTKVVIDNVSFKLRKGEIVGFSGLMGAGRTELAMSIFGKMYGRNIEGKVIKNGKEIVLNRVRDAIESGVAYLSENRKEDGLILISDIKENITLSNLNKLKKNGVIDLNIEIKVANEYKEALNIKASSIFQKAESLSGGNQQKVCVSKCLFTDPDVLILDEPTRGIDVGAKYEIYKIINQLADEGKCVMFISSELPEILGISDRIYVMNEGRIVDEMPAKEASQEKIMTSIVQSSSGR; encoded by the coding sequence ATGTCAGAAAACATACTTGAGATGCGGAACATAACCAAAATTTTCCCCGGCGTTAAAGCCCTGGACAATGTAAGTTTCGAAGTCGGCAATGGAAACATTCATGCCCTGGTTGGCGAAAATGGTGCCGGGAAGTCCACCCTGATGAATGTATTGAGCGGCATCCACCCCCACGGAACCTATGAGGGCGAGATTTATTTTGAGGGCAGGGAATGCAGGTTCAAAAACATCAAGGACAGTGAAGAACTTGGAATTGCCTTTATCCATCAGGAACTCGCCCTGAATCCTTTTATGACCGTTGCGGAGAATATTTTCCTGGGAAACGAACGACAGAAAAACGGAATCATAGACTGGGAAACTACGGCTGAAGAAGCAAAAAAATTGATGAAAATGGTCGGATTGAACATCCACCATGATGCATTGATCAAAGATATTATGGTCGGACAGCAGCAGCTGGTGGAAATTGCCAAAGCCCTGGGAAAGAACTGCAAACTGCTCATTCTGGATGAACCGACTGCGGCGCTGAATGACAGGGATTCCCAGAACCTTCTGAATCTGCTGGTCGAGTTGAACAGGACCCGGGGACTGTCCTGCATAATCATTTCTCATAAATTGCACGAGCTGACTCAAATCTGCAATCGCCTTACGGTTCTGCGGGACGGTCAGACAATCACAACCATGGAAAAGGGTGATGCGGAGATCAGCGAGGACAATATCATCCGGCACATGGTGGGGCGAAAACTGACCAATCGTTTCCCTGAAAGAACGCCCAATATCGGCGAGGTAGCCTTCGAGGTTCAGGACTGGAAGGTCTATGACCCCCTGGATGACACAAAAGTCGTCATCGATAATGTCAGCTTCAAACTCCGCAAAGGAGAGATAGTCGGATTTTCCGGACTGATGGGCGCCGGACGGACGGAACTTGCAATGAGCATTTTCGGCAAAATGTACGGAAGAAACATCGAAGGCAAGGTCATAAAGAACGGAAAGGAAATTGTCCTCAACCGGGTCAGGGATGCAATAGAAAGCGGAGTAGCCTATCTTTCAGAGAACAGAAAAGAGGACGGTCTGATACTCATCAGCGACATCAAGGAGAACATTACTCTTTCAAACCTGAACAAATTAAAAAAGAACGGTGTAATTGATCTGAATATAGAAATTAAAGTAGCTAATGAATACAAAGAGGCGTTGAATATCAAAGCCTCAAGTATTTTTCAGAAGGCCGAAAGCCTTTCCGGCGGGAACCAGCAGAAAGTCTGTGTGTCCAAATGTCTTTTCACCGATCCGGATGTGCTCATTCTCGATGAGCCCACCAGGGGAATAGATGTGGGAGCCAAGTATGAAATATACAAAATCATCAATCAGCTTGCCGACGAAGGAAAGTGCGTCATGTTCATTTCTTCCGAGTTACCGGAAATACTCGGAATTTCGGATCGTATATATGTGATGAATGAAGGCAGAATCGTGGACGAAATGCCGGCAAAGGAAGCGAGTCAAGAGAAGATCATGACAAGCATTGTCCAGAGCTCAAGCGGCCGGTAA